A region from the SAR86 cluster bacterium genome encodes:
- a CDS encoding thioesterase family protein has product MNKFDQFQSAIELQIFDDTSFTIIPDSRYFVGNTPHGGYLTALMHKALTSLLPHSVAISSSVQFLDRIDTEEIKLIGEVFRLSKGSSSGIIKLMQNNKICATFIGTCSDFEYMKGINDLITELPEIFNSVESNKYQTMNYDKISKGFTPSFVKQLNCEVHPDHAWWNRNEHSKNNEARCSAFLEMDGGIPDQFCLSFYSDIVPPVVTNKYGPLGWVPTITLTTHIRQIPTTQKLFADFKASEINKGYFEQNGNIWDLNKNLVASSRQLTRILKSEEKIVI; this is encoded by the coding sequence ATGAATAAATTTGATCAATTTCAAAGTGCTATCGAACTTCAAATTTTTGATGATACCTCATTTACGATTATTCCAGATAGTAGGTACTTTGTAGGCAATACACCACATGGCGGCTATCTCACAGCTTTGATGCATAAGGCTCTAACATCACTTTTACCCCATAGCGTTGCAATCAGCTCATCTGTTCAATTTCTTGATCGAATTGATACTGAGGAAATAAAACTAATAGGGGAAGTTTTTAGACTTAGCAAAGGCTCATCATCTGGCATCATTAAATTAATGCAAAATAATAAGATATGTGCAACTTTTATAGGAACGTGTTCTGATTTTGAATATATGAAAGGTATCAATGATCTTATTACAGAACTTCCAGAAATCTTTAATTCAGTAGAATCCAATAAATACCAAACAATGAATTATGACAAAATATCCAAAGGTTTCACTCCATCTTTTGTTAAACAACTTAATTGTGAGGTCCATCCTGATCATGCTTGGTGGAACAGAAATGAACACTCAAAAAATAATGAGGCCAGATGTTCAGCTTTTTTAGAGATGGATGGTGGAATTCCTGATCAATTTTGTTTATCTTTTTATTCTGATATTGTACCGCCTGTAGTAACAAATAAATACGGCCCATTAGGATGGGTCCCAACAATAACTTTAACAACACATATTCGACAGATCCCAACTACACAAAAACTCTTTGCAGATTTTAAAGCATCTGAAATTAACAAAGGTTATTTTGAACAAAATGGAAATATATGGGATTTAAATAAAAATTTAGTTGCTTCAAGCCGTCAACTAACTAGAATACTAAAATCAGAAGAGAAAATAGTAATCTAA
- a CDS encoding glycosyltransferase: MSNLKVIQLLPELNIGGVERGVCDLSKELVKRNHESFVISNGGELEKNIINSGGNHINLPVHKKTITSFFLSKKLAEAYNEIKPDIIHIRSRIPAWINYFSMKMINFKKPILISTFHGLYSKPFYSKIMAKTDHTIAISETVLDYIVKNYNIKKEKISLIHRGCDHNTFYKKDIEESWLKKWYEDFPETKEKIILTLPGRISRWKGHESFIKLIASLENSYHGLIVGPTARNKNKYINELTELTKKYDIEKNITFVGKRSDIENIYRLSDVVYNLSSKPEPFGRTTIEAIAVGSKVVGWNHGGTGEILSELFCEGLVELNNKEDLKNTTISVANSKNLPLKNTFTSEKMINKTINLYEQISLNE; encoded by the coding sequence ATGAGTAACTTAAAAGTTATTCAATTATTACCAGAGTTAAATATAGGCGGCGTTGAGAGGGGAGTCTGTGATCTATCAAAAGAATTAGTAAAAAGAAATCATGAATCTTTTGTTATTTCTAATGGAGGAGAACTAGAAAAAAATATCATCAACTCTGGAGGCAACCATATCAATCTTCCAGTTCACAAAAAAACAATAACATCATTTTTTTTATCTAAAAAACTAGCTGAGGCCTATAACGAAATTAAACCTGATATTATTCATATCAGATCGAGAATTCCTGCATGGATTAATTATTTTTCTATGAAAATGATTAATTTCAAAAAACCAATTTTGATTTCAACATTTCATGGTTTATATAGTAAACCTTTTTATAGCAAGATAATGGCAAAAACTGATCATACTATTGCAATATCTGAAACGGTTCTTGATTACATTGTCAAAAATTACAATATTAAAAAAGAAAAAATATCTCTTATTCACAGAGGTTGTGACCATAACACTTTTTATAAGAAGGATATTGAGGAAAGTTGGCTAAAAAAGTGGTATGAAGATTTTCCCGAAACCAAAGAAAAAATAATTCTTACTCTACCTGGGCGTATAAGTAGATGGAAAGGACACGAATCATTTATCAAGCTCATAGCCTCTTTAGAGAATTCTTATCATGGATTAATTGTTGGGCCTACTGCAAGAAATAAGAATAAATACATAAATGAGCTAACAGAACTCACAAAAAAATATGATATAGAAAAAAATATCACTTTCGTTGGTAAGCGATCGGATATTGAAAATATTTATAGGCTTTCTGATGTTGTTTATAATCTTTCTTCTAAACCTGAGCCCTTTGGGAGAACAACTATTGAAGCAATAGCAGTTGGATCGAAGGTGGTTGGCTGGAATCATGGAGGAACAGGAGAAATTTTATCTGAGTTGTTTTGTGAAGGATTAGTTGAGCTTAATAATAAAGAGGATCTTAAAAATACAACTATATCTGTCGCCAATTCAAAAAACCTCCCATTAAAAAATACATTTACTTCAGAAAAAATGATCAATAAAACAATTAATTTGTATGAACAAATATCTCTAAATGAATAA
- a CDS encoding FkbM family methyltransferase has protein sequence MNKSLRKIKDFGIKNYIENKIFKFSKNIFISFFLKNSDGFVLTKYKVWMKENWNDNTFIFCYFGSYGKYLSNILETFNKDYVFLDIGANQGLYSLISAKSNFCRNVLSYEPVCSTFKLLNENINKNLLNEKIISINAGISSENKEAKIFFNENHSGEASLTNNASTNSETIKLINHSVLNEQIENDHDLIVKIDVEGHEEVVINELCKIDKTNNIKIIVYEIDERWTNHINIKNILMQQGFKSFEKIGGGKHYDIVAKR, from the coding sequence ATGAATAAAAGCTTAAGAAAAATAAAAGATTTTGGCATAAAAAATTACATTGAAAACAAAATATTTAAGTTCTCTAAGAATATATTTATATCTTTTTTTCTTAAGAATAGTGATGGATTTGTTTTAACAAAATATAAAGTCTGGATGAAAGAAAATTGGAATGACAATACATTTATATTTTGTTATTTCGGATCATATGGCAAATATCTTTCTAATATATTAGAAACTTTTAATAAAGATTATGTATTTTTAGATATTGGCGCAAATCAAGGCTTATATTCACTAATAAGTGCAAAAAGCAATTTTTGTAGAAATGTTTTGTCATATGAACCAGTATGCTCAACTTTTAAGTTATTAAATGAAAATATTAATAAAAATCTTTTAAATGAAAAAATAATATCAATAAATGCAGGTATTTCGTCTGAAAACAAAGAAGCAAAGATATTTTTTAATGAAAATCATTCAGGTGAAGCATCACTAACAAATAATGCTTCAACGAATTCAGAAACTATAAAATTAATTAATCATTCTGTCTTAAATGAACAAATTGAAAATGACCATGATTTAATTGTAAAAATTGATGTAGAAGGCCACGAAGAAGTTGTTATAAATGAGTTATGTAAAATTGATAAAACAAATAACATTAAAATTATTGTTTATGAGATTGATGAAAGATGGACTAACCATATAAATATTAAAAATATTCTTATGCAACAAGGTTTTAAATCGTTTGAAAAAATTGGCGGTGGCAAACATTATGATATTGTTGCCAAAAGATAA
- a CDS encoding TatD family hydrolase, with protein MINMNPLFDIACNFSSSKFDKDLDQVISRALENNVKKFLITCSSIDDIEKVYNIYHEHNDKTFFTIGIHPHNAKEVNKKTIVVIDEYIRKMNPHAIGEIGLDYFRNFSSYEDQSFAFEEQIKLSIENDLPLYLHQRDSHKDFMKILHKYSKSINKGVVHCFTGTKSQLNDYLDLGLNIGLTGWICDKKRNQELRTSIKDIPIDKLMIETDCPYLIPKNLTIKTKNNRNEPCYLTHIAKEISYLMDIPLEEIHAKTYKNSMDFFS; from the coding sequence ATGATTAATATGAATCCACTATTTGATATAGCTTGTAATTTTAGTAGTAGCAAATTTGATAAAGATTTAGATCAGGTTATAAGCAGAGCGTTAGAAAATAATGTTAAAAAATTTTTAATAACTTGTTCATCTATCGATGATATCGAAAAAGTTTATAACATTTATCATGAGCACAATGATAAAACATTTTTTACCATTGGCATTCATCCTCACAATGCAAAAGAGGTAAATAAAAAAACCATAGTAGTTATTGATGAATATATAAGAAAAATGAATCCTCATGCTATTGGTGAAATTGGCTTAGACTACTTTAGAAATTTCTCAAGCTATGAAGATCAATCTTTTGCATTTGAGGAGCAAATAAAATTATCAATTGAAAATGATTTGCCTTTATATCTTCACCAAAGAGATTCTCACAAAGATTTTATGAAAATTTTGCATAAATACTCCAAAAGTATTAATAAAGGTGTTGTTCATTGTTTTACCGGCACTAAATCTCAACTAAATGATTATTTGGACCTTGGATTAAATATTGGTTTAACTGGGTGGATATGCGATAAAAAAAGAAATCAAGAACTAAGAACAAGTATAAAAGATATTCCAATAGATAAATTAATGATTGAAACTGATTGTCCGTATTTGATTCCTAAAAATCTAACTATTAAAACTAAAAATAATAGAAATGAACCATGTTATTTAACTCATATTGCAAAAGAAATTTCCTATCTCATGGATATACCACTAGAAGAAATACATGCTAAAACATATAAAAATAGTATGGATTTTTTTAGCTAA
- a CDS encoding mitochondrial fission ELM1 family protein yields MNVLWVKDGKIGHEKQVKVLLDELSKTQIINITERNVKGLYPIYTYLSDIKENFYDLIIGAGHKVYAQLIDVKKYQNEKCKNIAILTPSFNKRKFDIICAPLHDRDSLKNQNNVVFYEGSLAKVSNEVPDENIGLIALGGRNKHYEFNENELIKQIEYIYSLYPNKKWFIFTSRRTTAKMMNKLAILEKYSNIVLSNNNIDELYVRASIKFITQDSVNMVYESLSTKGSTYVFNMKYFKKNKIVNQINNLINDKKIGYIKYEKMADGLNKIVLEEQNIYNDVFAEVEKLSYQLEKLI; encoded by the coding sequence ATGAATGTACTATGGGTTAAAGACGGAAAAATTGGTCATGAAAAACAAGTGAAAGTTTTGCTTGATGAGCTATCAAAAACTCAAATAATTAATATTACTGAAAGAAATGTCAAAGGTTTATACCCAATTTATACTTATTTGAGTGATATCAAAGAAAATTTCTATGATCTAATAATTGGTGCTGGTCATAAAGTTTATGCTCAATTAATTGATGTAAAAAAATATCAAAATGAAAAATGTAAAAATATCGCTATCCTTACACCATCCTTCAACAAAAGAAAGTTCGATATAATTTGTGCGCCTCTTCATGATAGAGATAGTCTAAAAAATCAAAATAATGTCGTTTTTTACGAGGGCTCTCTTGCGAAAGTCTCAAATGAAGTCCCAGATGAGAATATTGGTTTAATTGCGTTGGGTGGTAGAAATAAGCACTATGAGTTCAATGAAAATGAATTAATAAAACAAATTGAATATATTTATTCACTCTATCCTAATAAAAAATGGTTTATTTTTACTTCAAGGCGCACTACTGCAAAAATGATGAATAAATTAGCAATTTTAGAAAAGTATTCCAATATAGTTTTATCAAACAATAACATTGATGAACTTTATGTTAGAGCATCAATCAAATTTATTACTCAAGATAGTGTAAACATGGTTTATGAAAGTCTTTCAACCAAAGGGAGCACTTATGTATTTAATATGAAATATTTCAAAAAAAATAAAATTGTAAATCAAATTAATAACTTAATTAATGATAAAAAAATAGGATATATCAAATATGAAAAAATGGCAGATGGTCTTAATAAGATAGTCTTAGAAGAACAAAATATTTATAACGATGTTTTTGCAGAGGTTGAGAAATTATCTTATCAATTAGAAAAATTAATCTAA
- a CDS encoding CoA transferase has translation MGPLDGIKVLEFSGIGPGPFCGMILADLGADVIRLSKDTQKGYGNVKDVHNRSKKTITADLKNPKVVEEIKKLMQQMDVVFEGFRPGVMEKLGIGPEECLKINPKLIYGRMTGWGQKGPLSKTAGHDINYISIAGVLNSIGRRDSNPIAPLNLIGDYGGGGMYLAVGILSAYINRLKTGEGQIIDSAMVDGSLSLMSFFYSLKQMDHWKNDRESNLLDGAAHFYDTYECADNKFIAVGCLEQEFYEIFLTKLEINNKKFHDRMNSALWEELKEIISKKIKSKTRNQWEEIFKNTDACVSPVLDMDEAIKHPHNSSRDAFIEIDNFIQPNASPRFSNTPLKIKHNAKIIGSDNDSVCSEYQLDKNLFS, from the coding sequence ATGGGTCCTTTAGATGGAATAAAAGTTTTAGAATTTTCTGGTATTGGTCCAGGACCTTTTTGCGGAATGATCTTAGCTGATCTTGGTGCTGATGTTATTAGACTTAGCAAGGATACTCAAAAAGGATATGGTAATGTAAAAGACGTTCATAATAGGTCTAAAAAGACAATAACAGCAGATCTTAAAAATCCTAAAGTCGTAGAAGAAATAAAAAAATTAATGCAACAAATGGATGTAGTATTTGAAGGTTTTAGACCTGGCGTAATGGAGAAGTTAGGAATTGGTCCTGAAGAATGTCTAAAAATAAATCCAAAGCTTATATATGGACGTATGACAGGTTGGGGTCAAAAAGGCCCTTTATCAAAAACGGCAGGACATGATATAAATTACATAAGCATTGCTGGCGTTTTAAACTCTATCGGGAGAAGGGATTCAAATCCAATCGCTCCTTTGAATTTGATTGGAGATTATGGTGGTGGTGGTATGTATCTTGCTGTTGGAATACTATCGGCATATATCAATCGTTTAAAAACTGGCGAAGGTCAAATAATCGATTCAGCAATGGTTGATGGAAGTCTTTCATTGATGTCTTTTTTCTACTCGTTAAAGCAAATGGATCATTGGAAAAACGATAGAGAATCTAATTTGTTAGACGGGGCAGCACATTTTTATGATACTTATGAATGTGCAGACAATAAATTTATAGCTGTTGGCTGCCTTGAGCAAGAGTTCTATGAAATTTTTTTGACTAAATTAGAAATTAATAATAAAAAATTCCATGATCGTATGAATAGCGCATTATGGGAAGAACTTAAAGAAATAATTTCAAAAAAAATAAAATCAAAAACTAGAAATCAATGGGAGGAAATTTTTAAAAATACAGATGCATGTGTTAGTCCTGTTCTAGATATGGATGAGGCAATAAAACATCCTCATAATTCATCCAGGGATGCATTTATTGAGATTGATAATTTCATTCAACCAAACGCTTCTCCTAGATTTTCAAATACTCCATTAAAAATTAAACATAATGCAAAAATTATTGGTTCAGATAACGACTCAGTCTGTTCAGAGTATCAATTAGATAAAAATCTCTTTAGCTAA
- a CDS encoding MoxR family ATPase has product MQFKGTKNYISTDDLSMAVNAAMSLERPLLIKGEPGTGKTLLAIEVAAALDMELIEWHIKSTTKASQGLYEYDAVTRLRDSQLGDERVKDIANYIKKGKLWEAFTSDKQVVLLIDEIDKADIEFPNDLLQELDRMEFYCYETGETIKAKHRPLIIMTSNNEKELPDAFLRRCFFHYIQFPDRETMNKIVAVHYPKIKKKLVNESLEIFFDLRKIPGLKKKPSTSELIDWLKLLLSDDMPDEILKNADTSKAIPPLYGALLKNEQDVQLLERLAFMSRRDTSSK; this is encoded by the coding sequence ATGCAATTTAAAGGTACAAAAAATTATATATCAACAGATGACTTAAGCATGGCAGTAAATGCTGCAATGTCATTAGAAAGACCTTTGTTGATTAAAGGAGAACCAGGAACAGGCAAAACACTTTTAGCCATTGAGGTTGCTGCAGCTTTAGATATGGAGCTTATAGAGTGGCATATAAAATCAACTACAAAAGCATCACAGGGTTTATATGAATACGATGCAGTTACCAGACTTAGAGATTCTCAGTTAGGTGACGAAAGAGTTAAAGATATTGCAAATTATATAAAGAAAGGTAAGTTATGGGAGGCTTTTACATCAGATAAACAGGTTGTTCTTTTAATTGATGAAATTGATAAAGCTGATATTGAATTTCCGAATGATTTACTTCAAGAGTTAGATCGCATGGAATTTTACTGTTATGAAACGGGTGAAACCATTAAGGCAAAACATAGACCTCTTATAATAATGACATCAAATAATGAAAAAGAATTGCCTGACGCCTTTTTGAGAAGATGTTTTTTTCATTATATTCAATTTCCAGACCGAGAAACAATGAATAAAATTGTTGCTGTGCATTATCCTAAAATTAAGAAAAAACTAGTTAATGAATCGCTCGAAATATTTTTTGATTTAAGAAAGATTCCAGGTCTCAAAAAGAAGCCTTCAACATCAGAATTAATAGATTGGTTAAAACTTTTATTATCAGATGATATGCCAGATGAAATTTTAAAGAATGCTGATACTTCAAAAGCTATTCCTCCTTTATATGGAGCATTACTCAAAAATGAACAAGATGTTCAGTTATTAGAACGCCTTGCATTCATGTCAAGAAGAGATACTTCTAGTAAATAG
- a CDS encoding VWA domain-containing protein, with protein sequence MLINLFQTIRSSGVPCTLRELLDLLGALEKNMIYANIDDFYFLSRAILVKDEKHYDKFDKAFDIYFKGIEKLEDIFQALIPEDWLRKAFEKELDPEELKKIKSLGGLEKLLDEFKKRLNEQKDRHEGGNKWVGTNGTSPFGHGGQNPEGIRVGGPGGQKKAVKIWEQRQYSNLDDSIVIGIRDIQMALRRLRKFARQGGDLELDMDNTIKSTAKNAGYLDIHMIPERSNSVKVIVLFDVGGSMDPYIRLCEELFSAIKTEFKYLEYFYFHNCIYESIWKDNRRRSQERFLVHDLINKYTSDYKVIIVGDATMAPYEITNAGGSIEHWNEEPGHLWIKRLSDHFENMAWLNPVPDDHWDYTSSICILRDLLEKRMYPLTLKGLEEGMSELSK encoded by the coding sequence GTGTTAATAAATCTTTTTCAAACTATTCGTTCTTCAGGTGTTCCTTGCACATTAAGAGAACTCTTAGACTTATTAGGTGCTCTTGAAAAAAATATGATTTACGCAAACATTGACGATTTTTATTTTCTCTCCAGAGCAATTCTAGTCAAAGATGAAAAACACTATGATAAGTTTGATAAAGCATTCGATATATATTTTAAAGGAATTGAAAAACTTGAAGATATATTTCAAGCACTTATTCCAGAGGATTGGTTAAGAAAAGCATTTGAAAAAGAATTAGATCCTGAAGAGTTGAAAAAAATCAAATCATTAGGAGGGTTAGAAAAATTATTAGATGAATTTAAAAAAAGATTAAATGAGCAAAAAGACCGTCATGAGGGTGGGAATAAATGGGTTGGAACAAACGGGACTTCACCTTTCGGTCATGGTGGTCAAAATCCTGAAGGTATTCGAGTTGGTGGACCAGGCGGACAAAAAAAAGCTGTAAAAATTTGGGAACAAAGACAATATTCAAATCTTGATGATTCAATAGTAATAGGAATAAGAGACATACAAATGGCATTAAGAAGATTAAGAAAATTTGCAAGACAAGGAGGGGATTTAGAGTTAGATATGGATAACACTATAAAGTCTACAGCTAAAAATGCAGGATATCTGGATATTCACATGATTCCAGAAAGATCAAACTCAGTTAAAGTTATTGTGTTGTTTGACGTTGGTGGATCGATGGATCCATACATACGATTATGTGAAGAGCTATTTTCTGCTATTAAAACAGAATTTAAATATTTAGAATATTTTTATTTTCATAATTGTATATATGAATCAATATGGAAAGATAATCGCAGAAGATCTCAAGAAAGATTTTTAGTTCATGATCTTATAAATAAATATACATCTGACTATAAAGTTATCATTGTTGGGGATGCTACTATGGCGCCATACGAAATTACAAATGCTGGCGGAAGCATTGAACACTGGAATGAGGAACCAGGTCATTTATGGATAAAAAGACTATCAGATCACTTCGAAAATATGGCTTGGTTAAATCCTGTTCCAGATGATCATTGGGATTACACCTCTTCAATATGTATACTTAGGGACTTATTAGAAAAAAGAATGTATCCACTTACACTTAAAGGGCTTGAAGAGGGTATGTCGGAGTTATCGAAATGA
- a CDS encoding MMPL family transporter, whose amino-acid sequence MKYTESYFNFVVKKPLYILFFTFLFILISFFGIKNFKLDASSDALILEGDESFKVYQETEEEFGDSSFLIITIEPKEDLFSQSSIDLLKSLQSDLKNLDGVDSVLSLLDAPIFFQPKVGLTEVADNLKDIQTPGIDLAAAKDEIINNPIYKELIISNDGLITAMQITLKANNEYNELISKRYEILDYLTSSKLKTSTETKEKQFEFDLINERIGEINEESTTFNANLVKNIRDVLDKYKNTAAIYLGGPSMIATDMMEFIKSDLVLFGSCVALIFAIMLYMFFGNIWFVVFPILNAFLTVFVTSGFLGFMNWKISVVSSNFIALLLILTISLTVHVLVKINELKKDNPNFNDVLVNAMKEMITPCFFAAITTAVAFLSLLMGDIKPVIEFGKMMAFGISIAFISTFSFLPSSLALISNPKTSDKLSLHLITNKLFALTKNYPSFVAMVFISTFIIFVFGASKVDVENRFIDYFDSDTEIYQGMLEIDNNLGGTATLDIIINQPKEDEIQIDESFDDFFEEDLFDDDSSSASGYWWNIYSLQQLEEIHDYLDSLPEIGKVLSVASGIKLAREINDNKDLNDLELALLRSVLPEDIRESLLYSYINEDDSIVRISTRVNESYEALNRNELLKKIDSDLQSKFNLKKDQYEITGLAVLYNNMLQSLFQSQIGSLGLVFSVIALMFLLIFKSIKIMLIGLIPNLFVASSVIGLLGLLSLPLDIMTITVAAISVGMAVDNSIHYMYRYKKEMKLNNKNILESLKNAHLTSGRAIFYTAATIATGFSILVISNFFPTRLFGVFTAVAMVLAFLSSLTILPTMLYRLRVFK is encoded by the coding sequence ATGAAATATACTGAGAGCTATTTTAATTTTGTCGTCAAGAAACCTTTATATATTTTATTCTTCACTTTTTTATTTATATTAATAAGCTTTTTTGGCATTAAAAACTTTAAACTTGATGCTTCATCTGATGCTTTAATTCTTGAGGGAGATGAATCCTTTAAAGTTTATCAAGAAACAGAAGAAGAATTTGGTGATTCAAGTTTTTTAATAATTACAATAGAGCCTAAAGAGGATCTTTTTTCTCAATCTTCAATTGATCTTTTAAAAAGCCTTCAGTCCGATCTTAAAAATCTTGACGGTGTTGATTCTGTATTATCACTGCTTGATGCACCAATCTTTTTTCAACCCAAAGTAGGATTAACAGAAGTTGCAGATAATCTCAAAGACATACAAACACCAGGAATAGATCTAGCTGCTGCCAAAGATGAAATTATTAATAATCCTATTTATAAGGAATTAATTATAAGTAATGATGGATTAATTACAGCTATGCAAATTACTCTCAAAGCTAATAATGAATATAATGAACTGATTTCTAAAAGATATGAAATATTAGATTATTTAACTTCATCTAAATTAAAAACTAGTACAGAAACAAAAGAAAAACAATTTGAGTTTGATTTAATCAATGAAAGAATAGGTGAAATCAATGAAGAGAGTACAACTTTTAATGCAAATCTAGTAAAAAATATAAGAGATGTTTTAGACAAGTATAAAAATACGGCAGCTATATACCTTGGTGGACCTTCAATGATAGCCACCGATATGATGGAATTTATTAAAAGTGATCTAGTTCTGTTTGGAAGTTGCGTAGCCTTGATTTTTGCAATTATGCTATATATGTTTTTTGGAAATATTTGGTTTGTTGTTTTTCCAATATTAAATGCTTTTTTAACTGTGTTTGTAACCTCAGGTTTTCTTGGTTTTATGAATTGGAAAATAAGTGTTGTTTCATCAAATTTTATAGCTCTTTTGTTGATTCTAACTATTTCCTTGACTGTACATGTTTTAGTAAAAATTAATGAATTAAAAAAAGACAATCCAAATTTTAATGATGTTTTAGTAAATGCCATGAAAGAAATGATTACGCCATGTTTTTTTGCTGCCATCACTACTGCGGTTGCATTTTTGTCTTTATTAATGGGTGACATTAAACCAGTGATTGAATTTGGGAAAATGATGGCATTTGGAATCTCAATTGCTTTCATTTCAACATTTTCATTTTTACCATCCTCTTTAGCACTAATTTCTAATCCTAAAACATCTGACAAATTATCACTTCATCTAATTACAAATAAATTATTTGCTTTAACTAAAAATTATCCTTCTTTTGTAGCAATGGTATTTATATCTACCTTCATAATATTTGTGTTCGGTGCAAGTAAAGTTGATGTAGAAAATAGATTTATCGATTACTTTGATAGTGATACAGAAATATATCAAGGTATGTTAGAAATAGATAATAATTTAGGAGGAACCGCTACCCTTGATATTATTATTAATCAACCTAAAGAAGATGAAATTCAAATAGATGAATCGTTTGACGATTTTTTTGAAGAAGACCTTTTTGATGATGACTCGAGTAGTGCATCTGGATATTGGTGGAACATATATTCGTTACAACAGTTAGAAGAAATTCATGATTATTTAGATTCTTTACCAGAAATTGGTAAAGTTCTTAGTGTTGCAAGTGGTATAAAATTAGCAAGAGAAATAAATGACAATAAGGATCTTAATGATCTTGAGCTAGCATTGCTTCGATCAGTATTGCCAGAGGACATAAGAGAATCTTTATTGTATTCATATATAAATGAGGATGATTCTATCGTTAGAATTTCCACTAGAGTTAACGAATCCTATGAAGCCCTAAATAGAAATGAGTTATTAAAAAAAATTGATAGTGATTTACAATCAAAATTTAATCTTAAAAAAGATCAGTATGAAATAACAGGCCTTGCTGTTTTATATAACAATATGCTTCAGTCGCTTTTTCAATCCCAAATTGGGTCATTGGGCTTAGTTTTTAGTGTAATAGCACTCATGTTTTTATTAATTTTTAAATCTATTAAAATTATGTTAATTGGCTTAATACCAAACTTATTTGTAGCTTCCTCAGTAATTGGCTTATTGGGATTATTATCTTTACCATTGGATATAATGACTATTACTGTTGCAGCAATTAGTGTTGGTATGGCCGTTGATAATTCTATTCATTATATGTATAGATATAAAAAAGAAATGAAGCTTAACAATAAAAATATTTTAGAATCACTTAAAAATGCACATCTCACTTCTGGCAGAGCAATTTTTTACACTGCAGCCACAATTGCTACAGGTTTTTCGATACTAGTTATTTCAAACTTTTTTCCCACAAGGTTGTTTGGTGTTTTTACAGCCGTAGCAATGGTTCTTGCATTTCTTTCTTCTTTAACTATTTTACCTACCATGCTTTATAGATTGAGAGTGTTTAAATAA
- a CDS encoding BolA family transcriptional regulator, producing the protein MSKPSKQKIIKSLLESSFNIHLLEITNESYMHNVPKDSETHFKVILVSNDFTNLALVKRHKAVYDTLKNIMNQIHALSLHIFDIEEYKLNQDVQDSPQCVN; encoded by the coding sequence ATGAGCAAACCATCAAAACAAAAAATTATTAAATCTTTATTAGAGTCTTCTTTTAATATTCATCTATTGGAGATTACAAATGAGAGCTATATGCATAATGTTCCAAAAGATTCAGAGACTCATTTCAAAGTAATTCTTGTCAGTAATGATTTTACAAATCTTGCGTTAGTAAAAAGACATAAGGCTGTTTATGACACTTTAAAGAATATCATGAATCAAATTCATGCCTTATCTCTGCACATATTTGATATAGAAGAATACAAATTAAACCAAGATGTTCAAGATTCTCCACAATGCGTAAACTAA